The following proteins come from a genomic window of Mariniflexile sp. TRM1-10:
- a CDS encoding LOG family protein, which yields MRLEKHSKAWNEIKTNDSWAIFKIMGEFVNGYEKLSKIGPCVSIFGSARTKPEKPYYLLAEKIAKRIVESGYGVITGGGPGIMEAGNKGAHLGGGTSVGLNIELPFEQHDNPYIDADKSLDFDYFFVRKVMFVKYSQGFVVMPGGFGTLDELFEAITLIQTHKIEKFPIILVGTTFWEGLLAWIKTTLLESFENISAKDLDLVHLVDNEDEVVAILDAFYNESGLSPNF from the coding sequence ATGCGATTAGAAAAACACAGTAAAGCTTGGAACGAAATAAAAACAAACGATTCGTGGGCCATTTTTAAAATCATGGGAGAGTTTGTTAATGGTTATGAAAAACTTAGTAAAATCGGTCCGTGTGTGTCCATATTTGGTTCTGCTAGAACAAAACCGGAAAAACCCTATTATCTACTTGCAGAAAAAATAGCAAAACGTATTGTGGAATCTGGTTATGGTGTCATTACAGGTGGTGGTCCCGGTATTATGGAAGCAGGTAATAAAGGCGCGCATTTAGGTGGCGGTACTTCGGTGGGTTTAAACATAGAACTTCCTTTTGAACAGCACGACAACCCATATATCGATGCCGATAAAAGTTTGGATTTCGACTACTTTTTTGTACGTAAAGTAATGTTTGTAAAGTACTCACAGGGCTTTGTTGTCATGCCAGGTGGTTTTGGTACTTTAGATGAGCTTTTTGAAGCTATTACTTTAATTCAGACGCATAAGATTGAAAAGTTTCCTATTATTTTAGTAGGAACGACATTCTGGGAAGGGTTATTAGCATGGATAAAAACCACACTTTTAGAATCTTTTGAAAATATAAGTGCTAAAGATTTAGATTTAGTTCATCTTGTTGATAACGAAGACGAAGTAGTAGCCATTCTCGATGCTTTCTATAATGAATCGGGATTAAGTCCTAATTTCTAA